From Salvia splendens isolate huo1 chromosome 3, SspV2, whole genome shotgun sequence, a single genomic window includes:
- the LOC121795071 gene encoding caffeoylshikimate esterase-like → MSPENPANFWGDTPEEEYYASQGVRNSKSYFDSPHGRLFTQSFLPLDPTRPVKGSVFMTHGYGSDTSWMFQKFCISYAAWGYAVFAADMLGHGRSDGIRCYMGDLPKVAAASLAFFRSARVSEEYKDLPAFLVGESMGGLATLLMYFQSEKDLWTGIIFSAPLFVIPESMMPSKVHLFAYGMLFGLADTWAAMPDNKMVGKAIKDPEKLKVIASNPMRYTGKPRVGTMRELLRQTEYAQNNFDKVTIPFFTAHGTSDGLAEWSGSQMLYDKASSEDKTLKLYEGMYHSLIQGEPDENANLVLADMRAWIDERVERYGKKN, encoded by the exons ATGTCGCCGGAAAATCCCGCCAATTTCTGGGGCGATACACCCGAGGAGGAGTACTACGCCTCCCAGGGCGTCCGCAATTCCAAATCCTACTTCGATTCCCCACACGGCCGCCTCTTCACCCAATCCTTCCTCCCCCTCGACCCGACCCGCCCCGTCAAGGGCTCCGTCTTCATGACCCACGGCTACGGCTCCGACACCTCCTGGATGTTCCAGAAGTTCTGCATCAGCTACGCCGCCTGGGGCTACGCCGTCTTCGCCGCCGACATGCTCGGCCACGGCCGCTCCGACGGGATCCGATGCTACATGGGGGATCTGCCCAAGGTCGCCGCCGCGTCGCTCGCGTTCTTCAGGAGCGCCAGGGTTAGCGAGGAGTACAAGGATCTGCCGGCGTTCCTGGTCGGGGAGTCGATGGGAGGGCTCGCGACGCTGCTGATGTATTTCCAGTCGGAGAAGGATCTGTGGACTGGAATCATCTTCTCCGCGCCGCTGTTCGTCATTCCCGAGAGCATGATGCCGTCGAAG GTTCACTTGTTCGCGTATGGGATGCTATTCGGGTTAGCTGATACATGGGCTGCAATGCCGGATAACAAGATGGTCGGCAAGGCCATCAAAGACCCGGAGAAGCTGAAGGTGATCGCGAGCAACCCGATGAGGTACACTGGGAAACCTAGGGTGGGGACGATGAGGGAGTTGCTGAGGCAGACTGAGTATGCGCAGAACAACTTCGACAAGGTGACCATTCCCTTCTTCACTGCGCACGGGACATCGGATGGGCTAGCTGAGTGGTCCGGATCGCAGATGTTGTACGACAAGGCGAGCAGTGAGGACAAGACGCTGAAGCTGTACGAAGGGATGTACCACTCTCTGATACAGGGTGAGCCTGACGAGAATGCGAATCTCGTGCTGGCTGACATGAGGGCTTGGATTGATGAGAGAGTTGAGAGATATGGTAAGAAGAATTGA
- the LOC121795074 gene encoding V-type proton ATPase subunit c''2-like: MVTSSSSWARALLQISPYTFSAIGIAISIGVSVLGAAWGIYITGSSLIGAAIKTPRITSKNLISVIFCEAVAIYGVIVAIILHTKLDSVPLSKIYDPESLRAGYAIFASGIIVGFANLVCGLCVGITGSSCALSDAQNSTLFVKILVIEIFGSALGLFGVIEGIIMSAEATWPMKSIILCSLCSSTEKPKSQKYST, from the exons ATGGTAACTTCATCGAGTTCATGGGCGCGAGCTTTGCTTCAGATCTCTCCGTACACATTCTCCGCAATCGGAATCGCCATATCCATCGGCGTCTCGGTTCTCGGAGCCGCCTG GGGAATATATATAACTGGAAGTAGTTTGATTGGTGCTGCCATCAAAACTCCCCGCATTACCTCCAAAAACCTAATCAG TGTGATTTTCTGTGAGGCCGTTGCCATATATGGAGTCATCGTGGCTATCATTCTTCACACAAAGCTAGACAGTGTGCCTCTATCCAAGATTTATGACCCAGAGTCCCTCAGAGCAGGCTATGCTATATTTGCATCTGGAATCATCGTGGGTTTTGCAAATCTTGTCTGTGG GCTATGCGTTGGAATAACTGGCAGCAGTTGTGCTCTGTCGGATGCACAAAACTCGACTCTTTTCGTTAAGATCCTCGTTATAGAGATATTCGGGAGTGCACTCGGACTATTTGGTGTCATCGAAGGCATCATTATGTCTGCTGAAGCAACTTGGCCTATGAAGTCAATCATTCTATGTAGTTTATGTTCTTCAACAGAGAAAccaaaatcccaaaaatattccACTTAG
- the LOC121795072 gene encoding B3 domain-containing protein At4g34400-like, producing MGGEGSNSIPNVDPDYQRLPSFIKVFHQERCKDDMRLPPEFVAIHGYDLPFDCRLVWPNGVRYTVRILKLSNGFFFSSGWREFVRATNVIHGDHLTFTLVDVGVFNVKRFDSATHCPPQGDVDVVVDDDEADCYSPDIDTSDDYVPSDIESDTTVDEDYADDSGALSIDGNPTFVIELTQTNIDRSIEIPLCFWNRHIPMGAIKAGVCLVTEGGMWRCTLKHSSRKIWVKHGWARFKHEHNLVEGVRCHFELVDALLVQFYVWFDHP from the exons ATGGGAGGCGAAGGTTCGAACTCCATCCCGAATGTTGATCCGGACTACCAACGACTACCCTCCTTCATCAAGGTTTTCCACCAAGAGCGTTGCAAAGATGACATG CGACTTCCTCCGGAGTTCGTGGCGATTCACGGGTATGACCTTCCGTTCGACTGTAGGCTCGTCTGGCCGAATGGAGTACGATACACGGTGCGAATTCTGAAGCTATCCAATGGGTTCTTCTTCTCTTCCGGATGGCGCGAGTTTGTTCGGGCTACTAATGTCATACACGGAGATCATCTGACCTTCACTTTGGTCGATGTTGGGGTTTTCAACGTGAAGCGGTTTGATAGCGCCACACATTGTCCACCACAGGGAGACGTTGACG TTGTTGTAGACGACGATGAGGCAGATTGTTACTCCCCGGACATCGATACGTCCGACGATTACGTGCCATCGGATATTGAATCTGACACAACCGTGGATGAGGACTACGCGGACGATAGCGGGGCACTAAGCATCGATGGGAACCCTACATTCGTCATTGAACTAACCCAGACGAACATCGATCGCAGCATTGAGATCCCGTTATGCTTCTGGAACCGCCATATCCCAATGGGAGCTATTAAAGCGGGAGTGTGTCTGGTGACCGAAGGAGGGATGTGGCGATGTACATTGAAACACAGCTCGAGGAAGATATGGGTGAAGCATGGATGGGCACGGTTCAAACACGAGCACAATCTGGTGGAAGGGGTGCGTTGCCATTTTGAGCTCGTTGATGCATTGCTTGTCCAATTTTACGTGTGGTTTGATCATCCTTAG
- the LOC121795073 gene encoding uncharacterized protein LOC121795073 has protein sequence MDYVLLTTLIEMRNGIGRDDAAFPNYMIRLCVKLINRRFGCELSCSDVNTRLMVLKQRYETFKVLVATHGVRWEQADKIVVANEEVWRGVLMLNAFAGAYYHRDEPHFNELATIFGYNDVKVDDATEVITISDNTEIVVITDTVEPNAPVRGRMQQLDVDLDEVNSPSPGAACRVRRKLFHFDSVKLDLDHLSSSNSPSRVIPAKKLTVSSPKGSSGASCSPLPRSRKTLP, from the exons ATGGATTATGTCTTGCTCACCACCCTCATCGAGATGAGGAATGGCATTGGAAGGGACGATGCAGCCTTCCCCAATTATATGATTAGATTATGTGTTAAATTGATTAACCGTCGTTTTGGTTGTGAACTTTCATGCAGCGACGTCAATACGCGGCTCATGGTTCTGAAGCAGCGATATGAAACGTTCAAGGTGTTGGTCGCCACTCACGGCGTTCGTTGGGAACAGGCCGACAAAATCGTGGTGGCCAATGAAGAAGTCTGGAGGGGGGTACTCATG CTGAATGCGTTCGCCGGTGCGTACTACCATCGCGACGAACCACATTTTAACGAGCTAGCCACTATATTCGGTTACAATGACGTGAAGGTAGATGATGCAACCGAGGTGATAACCATATCCGACAACACTGAGATCGTAGTCATTACTGACACTGTCGAGCCAAACGCCCCCGTTCGTGGGCGTATGCAACAATTGGATGTGGATCTTGATGAGGTCAACTCACCCTCGCCTGGGGCAGCATGTCGTGTTCGCCGTAAGCTATTTCATTTTGATTCGGTGAAACTAGACCTAGACCACCTATCATCCTCAAATTCGCCTAGCCGCGTCATACCTGCGAAGAAGCTAACAGTGTCTTCACCCAAAGGTTCCTCGGGGGCTTCTTGCAGCCCGCTCCCAAGGTCTCGCAAGACGTTACCATAG